The following are from one region of the Sandaracinus amylolyticus genome:
- a CDS encoding alpha/beta fold hydrolase has product MSRVRRVRAEGVDLHVVEDGEPGRPPVLLVHGFPDDHEVYSRVVPELARDFHVARFDLRGVGASSAPASPSGYRIDAVIRDLDAVIDATFGTGARAHVVGHDWGSILAFSYVADAIGSTRARSFTSVSGPHLGIAWSTMLRSLRSSAHRGGALRQLASSWYTLAFHAPFAPSFLASGSGMRAMRRALIEGGVPLDDPYLDVSSLAIASRTRHAIELYRQNMLRPPPAPRAIDVPTLVVIPERDPFVRPEVHAFLGEHAKDLEVRRLDAGHWVPRSHPRWLASAIREFTARVDARKRGASEEVSR; this is encoded by the coding sequence ATGAGCCGCGTGCGTCGTGTGCGCGCCGAAGGCGTGGATCTGCACGTCGTGGAGGACGGAGAGCCGGGCCGTCCGCCCGTGCTCCTCGTGCACGGCTTCCCCGACGATCACGAGGTCTATTCGCGCGTCGTGCCGGAGCTCGCGCGCGACTTCCACGTCGCACGCTTCGATCTGCGCGGCGTCGGTGCGAGCAGCGCGCCCGCGAGCCCGAGCGGCTATCGCATCGACGCGGTGATCCGCGATCTCGACGCGGTGATCGACGCGACGTTCGGCACCGGTGCGCGCGCCCACGTCGTCGGGCACGACTGGGGATCGATCCTCGCGTTCTCGTACGTCGCCGATGCGATCGGCAGCACGCGCGCGCGCTCGTTCACCAGCGTGAGCGGACCGCACCTCGGGATCGCGTGGTCGACGATGTTGCGCTCGCTCCGCTCGAGCGCGCATCGCGGCGGCGCGCTGAGGCAGCTCGCGTCGAGCTGGTACACCCTCGCGTTCCACGCGCCGTTCGCGCCGTCGTTCCTCGCGAGCGGCTCCGGCATGCGAGCGATGCGGCGCGCGCTGATCGAAGGCGGCGTGCCGCTCGACGATCCCTATCTCGACGTGAGCAGCCTCGCGATCGCGTCGCGCACCCGCCACGCGATCGAGCTCTACCGGCAGAACATGCTGCGGCCGCCGCCCGCGCCACGCGCGATCGACGTGCCGACGCTGGTGGTGATCCCGGAGCGCGATCCCTTCGTGCGCCCCGAGGTGCACGCGTTCCTCGGCGAGCACGCGAAGGACCTCGAGGTGCGTCGGCTCGACGCGGGCCACTGGGTCCCGCGCTCGCACCCTCGGTGGCTCGCCTCGGCGATCCGCGAATTCACCGCACGCGTGGACGCGCGCAAGCGTGGCGCGTCCGAGGAGGTGAGCCGATGA
- a CDS encoding SDR family NAD(P)-dependent oxidoreductase, protein MTMQELRDRVVLVTGAASGIGRQTAFAFAEEGARLELVDLDPRGLEITARLASAFGAKVSTHVADVSEAASMEALAARTPCVDVLVNNAGIGAAGAFLDASLETWRRTLDVNLMGVVHGCRAFVPAMVARRAGGHVVNVASVAGLAAPRAMSVYAASKHAVVGLSESLRAELAPHRIGVSCICPGVIDTPIVEKTRFDGESLGSAVVRDRIERFYRWRRYPPRKVADAIVRAVRRDAGIVPVSPESWAIWIAQRVAPGLVARLGDAEQVFARGVEAAR, encoded by the coding sequence ATGACGATGCAGGAGCTCCGAGATCGCGTGGTGCTCGTCACCGGCGCGGCCAGTGGGATCGGACGGCAGACTGCGTTCGCGTTCGCCGAGGAGGGCGCGCGCCTCGAGCTCGTCGATCTCGATCCGCGCGGGCTCGAGATCACGGCGCGCCTCGCGAGCGCGTTCGGCGCGAAGGTGAGCACGCACGTCGCCGACGTGTCGGAAGCCGCGTCGATGGAGGCGCTCGCCGCTCGCACGCCGTGCGTCGACGTGCTGGTGAACAACGCGGGCATCGGCGCGGCGGGCGCGTTCCTCGACGCGAGCCTCGAGACGTGGCGCCGCACCCTCGACGTGAACCTGATGGGTGTGGTGCACGGCTGTCGCGCGTTCGTGCCCGCGATGGTGGCGCGACGCGCGGGCGGTCACGTGGTCAACGTCGCGTCGGTCGCGGGCCTCGCCGCACCGCGCGCGATGTCGGTCTACGCCGCGAGCAAACATGCGGTCGTCGGGCTCTCCGAGAGCCTGCGCGCCGAGCTCGCGCCGCATCGCATCGGCGTGAGCTGCATCTGTCCCGGCGTGATCGACACGCCGATCGTCGAGAAGACGCGCTTCGACGGAGAGTCGCTCGGATCGGCGGTGGTGCGCGATCGCATCGAGCGCTTCTATCGCTGGCGTCGTTATCCGCCGCGCAAGGTCGCGGACGCGATCGTGCGCGCGGTCCGGCGTGACGCCGGGATCGTCCCGGTCTCGCCCGAGAGCTGGGCGATCTGGATCGCACAGCGCGTCGCGCCGGGGCTCGTCGCGCGGCTCGGCGACGCGGAGCAGGTCTTCGCGCGCGGTGTGGAGGCGGCGCGATGA
- a CDS encoding metal-dependent hydrolase — protein MTHRIEKRAVRFDWEDVPLHWVPGDPFTTHVANVLHMLLPAGERWFCAVYVEAEPLVSDPRLAEDVRGFIEQEATHAQAHAVFLRALAAKGIDTDDYTRELRFLFGKLLGPAPLGIVALRDPMRREWLVFRVGAIAAIEQFTCVLGKWVLEAEALDEAGAHPTMLEMLRWHGAEEVEHRSVAFDLYEHLAGDGSKRFVHMAIVAPVMFALWIRGMRYLFARDPATPELARAPLRELVDRIERVSRETGRLPSLKALGRAALRYIEKDFHPRGEASLEVALEWLARSPAVAAGVARRAER, from the coding sequence ATGACCCACCGCATCGAGAAGCGCGCGGTCCGCTTCGATTGGGAGGACGTGCCGCTGCACTGGGTCCCCGGCGACCCGTTCACCACGCACGTCGCGAACGTGCTGCACATGCTGCTGCCCGCGGGCGAGCGCTGGTTCTGCGCGGTGTACGTCGAGGCGGAGCCGCTGGTCTCGGATCCGCGTCTCGCCGAGGACGTTCGCGGCTTCATCGAGCAGGAAGCCACGCACGCGCAGGCCCACGCGGTGTTCCTCCGCGCGCTCGCGGCGAAGGGCATCGACACCGACGACTACACGCGCGAGCTTCGCTTCCTGTTCGGCAAGCTCCTCGGCCCGGCGCCGCTCGGCATCGTGGCGCTGCGCGATCCGATGCGCCGCGAGTGGCTCGTATTCCGCGTCGGTGCGATCGCGGCGATCGAGCAGTTCACGTGCGTGCTCGGGAAATGGGTGCTCGAGGCCGAGGCGCTCGACGAGGCAGGCGCGCATCCCACGATGCTCGAGATGCTGCGCTGGCACGGCGCCGAGGAGGTCGAGCACCGCAGCGTCGCGTTCGATCTCTACGAGCACCTCGCGGGCGATGGCTCGAAGCGCTTCGTGCACATGGCGATCGTCGCGCCGGTGATGTTCGCGCTCTGGATCCGCGGGATGCGCTACCTCTTCGCGCGCGATCCCGCGACTCCCGAGCTCGCGCGCGCGCCGCTGCGCGAGCTGGTCGATCGCATCGAGCGCGTCTCGCGCGAGACCGGTCGCCTCCCGAGCCTGAAGGCGCTCGGTCGTGCGGCACTGCGCTACATCGAGAAGGACTTCCATCCGCGCGGCGAGGCCTCGCTCGAGGTCGCGCTCGAGTGGCTCGCGCGCTCGCCCGCGGTGGCGGCCGGGGTCGCGCGTCGCGCCGAGCGGTGA
- a CDS encoding DUF3616 domain-containing protein: protein MGARTGCLLGRIRLGFGGDAAIAVPENLSAVTREDDGTLWLAADELAALDALRPEGPHAHAYGAHSRVSIASALGLEEDCEIDIEGLHVDGEALWVVGSHSAKRKKPRRKGKEDLARLAQIETDLSRFVLTRIPLEGGSPQLDRCAHLAARDEHAESLIDLLEGDEHLDPFLPREERVPIPGKDNGFDVEGLAIHDDHVLLGLRGPVLRGWAFVIELEMEPQDDGRLAPRRRRKRAYRKHALDLDGLGVRDLMVHGDDVLIVAGPTMTLDGAHRVFRWRRDTGKDDTLVHQGRGALEPLFDLPMQLGRDRAEGACTFDWFDEGDSMLVVYDAPSDLRRLDDDSVLADVFAL from the coding sequence ATGGGCGCACGCACCGGTTGTCTCCTCGGTCGCATCCGGCTCGGTTTCGGCGGTGATGCCGCCATCGCCGTGCCCGAGAACCTCTCGGCGGTCACGCGAGAGGACGACGGAACGCTCTGGCTCGCGGCCGACGAGCTCGCCGCGCTCGACGCGCTGCGCCCCGAGGGACCGCACGCGCACGCGTACGGCGCGCACAGTCGCGTCTCGATCGCGAGCGCGCTCGGGCTCGAGGAGGACTGCGAGATCGACATCGAAGGGCTGCACGTCGACGGCGAGGCGCTCTGGGTGGTCGGCTCGCACAGCGCGAAGCGCAAGAAGCCGAGGCGCAAGGGCAAGGAAGACCTGGCGCGGCTCGCGCAGATCGAGACCGACCTCTCGCGCTTCGTGCTCACGCGCATCCCGCTCGAGGGCGGATCGCCGCAGCTCGACCGCTGCGCGCACCTCGCGGCGCGCGACGAGCACGCGGAGTCGCTGATCGATCTGCTCGAGGGCGACGAGCACCTCGATCCGTTCCTGCCGCGCGAGGAGCGCGTTCCGATCCCCGGGAAGGACAACGGCTTCGACGTCGAAGGGCTCGCGATCCACGACGATCACGTGCTGCTCGGCCTGCGCGGCCCGGTGCTGCGTGGGTGGGCGTTCGTCATCGAGCTCGAGATGGAGCCGCAGGACGACGGCAGGCTCGCGCCGCGTCGCCGTCGCAAGCGCGCGTATCGCAAGCACGCGCTCGATCTCGACGGGCTCGGCGTGCGCGATCTGATGGTGCACGGCGACGACGTGTTGATCGTCGCAGGCCCGACGATGACGCTCGATGGTGCGCATCGCGTGTTCCGATGGCGCCGCGACACGGGCAAGGACGACACGCTGGTGCACCAGGGTCGCGGCGCGCTCGAGCCGCTCTTCGATCTGCCGATGCAGCTCGGGCGCGATCGCGCCGAGGGCGCGTGCACGTTCGACTGGTTCGACGAGGGCGACTCGATGCTCGTCGTGTACGACGCACCGAGCGACCTGCGGCGCCTCGACGACGACAGCGTGCTCGCCGACGTGTTCGCGCTCTGA
- a CDS encoding sulfatase-like hydrolase/transferase: MTEQTTPTTTSTPTSPPKNGGVRKWIVMGVKLALAIAMLAYIVRTVGAQRGAEGIGDVMARLRWEWIAVALGVHVVGVSCNVVRWRALLKGQGIRPTLSFLVGSLLIARFFGAVTPGGFTGFGGWRIYDVAKHTGKVARATATIAVETMVGWLAFGSVVMLGSIFGARFLGSSGVLLVNGAFASLIAVGVLFLAKPALFATVANVLPAKVRVRVQTLVDSLQAYRGKSSLLVTAVLCAVGVHTTHFLIYVCTAQAVGATQVGVGEVFFGSALQILATMVPITPNGIGIRELTALALYESLGVSTAVAVLIPVLGFAVEMSVSMTGAFFFLARRSGYAPKIEVDDPDREKVAAAAIPEVPERAWPQIGRGVTIGMGAGLLAGLIVGIGEGVVVVASGRTGWWVIAYGAIAYSMFCALGGAVMGGFLAWTGRLIKREAVAEPAAYARSAAMMVAVIALGLGAFRIRRDVFEEQLRWVSAQGLAVLLGCVVAAAVLYLALAATIRFVVARKPGAVMLRAWGSPVVVSASVIVLGITTVLVGGQPAEAANGRTRPPAPEGAGNVLVVVVDTLRADHLPSYGYESGRTPNLDAFAQDAIRFDQAFANASWTRPSFASIMTGRYPSSHGVMAKSDALPEDLTTMAEAYASSGWQTTGFVTNYNVGPYFHFDQGFDEYHYLEPEFVLWADDSAAKLLLVQFLRQRIEGVRDAFFGVQPGTAYRDAETVNSHLFRWLDRAPREPWMMFVGYMDPHDPYFEHPYTGSGYARAAHQAPSLEEADHLRHLYDGEITYWDEHFGRLVEDLRRRGLYDDMTIVITADHGEEFGEHGGFWHGTTLYDEQIRVPLFVKLPRGRRAGTVVRHWVQSVDIMPTLLAEAGIERPEGVQGGSLFEGTSRVYAEESHEGNVLESVRELRGTDELKLITANAGNPRGLPARELFRTDLDPRETRDVSAEDASGLEHTERALQAARVQAAQGAVQGEEVELDPDSRRQLCELGYLTGEACEE; the protein is encoded by the coding sequence ATGACCGAGCAGACGACTCCGACGACGACTTCGACCCCGACCTCGCCGCCGAAGAATGGAGGCGTCCGCAAGTGGATCGTGATGGGCGTGAAGCTCGCCCTCGCGATCGCGATGCTCGCGTACATCGTGCGCACCGTGGGCGCGCAGCGTGGCGCCGAGGGCATCGGCGACGTGATGGCGCGCCTGCGCTGGGAGTGGATCGCGGTCGCGCTCGGAGTGCACGTCGTGGGCGTGTCCTGCAACGTGGTGCGCTGGCGTGCGCTGCTGAAGGGACAGGGCATCCGTCCGACTCTGTCGTTCCTCGTCGGGTCGCTGCTGATCGCGCGCTTCTTCGGCGCGGTCACGCCAGGTGGGTTCACCGGGTTCGGCGGCTGGCGCATCTACGACGTCGCGAAGCACACCGGGAAGGTCGCGCGCGCGACCGCGACCATCGCGGTCGAGACGATGGTCGGGTGGCTCGCGTTCGGCAGCGTCGTGATGCTCGGCTCGATCTTCGGCGCGCGCTTCCTCGGCTCGAGCGGCGTGCTCCTGGTGAACGGCGCGTTCGCGTCGCTCATCGCGGTGGGCGTGCTCTTCCTCGCGAAGCCCGCGCTCTTCGCGACGGTCGCGAACGTGCTGCCCGCGAAGGTGCGGGTGCGCGTGCAGACGCTCGTCGACTCGCTGCAGGCCTATCGCGGCAAGAGCTCGCTGCTCGTGACCGCGGTGCTCTGCGCGGTGGGCGTGCACACGACGCACTTCCTCATCTACGTGTGCACCGCGCAGGCGGTCGGCGCGACGCAGGTCGGCGTGGGCGAGGTCTTCTTCGGCTCGGCGCTGCAGATCCTCGCGACGATGGTGCCGATCACGCCGAACGGCATCGGCATCCGCGAGCTCACCGCGCTCGCGCTCTACGAGTCGCTCGGCGTGTCGACGGCGGTCGCGGTGCTCATCCCGGTGCTCGGCTTCGCGGTCGAGATGAGCGTGAGCATGACCGGCGCGTTCTTCTTCCTCGCGCGCCGCAGCGGCTACGCGCCGAAGATCGAGGTCGACGATCCCGATCGCGAGAAGGTCGCAGCGGCGGCGATCCCCGAGGTGCCCGAGCGCGCGTGGCCGCAGATCGGTCGCGGCGTGACGATCGGCATGGGCGCGGGGCTTCTCGCGGGTCTGATCGTGGGCATCGGCGAGGGCGTCGTGGTGGTCGCGTCGGGTCGCACCGGGTGGTGGGTGATCGCGTACGGCGCGATCGCGTACTCGATGTTCTGCGCGCTCGGCGGCGCGGTGATGGGCGGCTTCCTCGCGTGGACCGGGCGCCTCATCAAGCGCGAAGCGGTCGCGGAGCCCGCGGCGTACGCGCGCTCGGCGGCGATGATGGTCGCGGTGATCGCGCTCGGGCTCGGCGCGTTCCGCATCCGTCGCGACGTGTTCGAGGAGCAGCTGCGCTGGGTGAGCGCGCAGGGTCTCGCGGTGCTCCTCGGGTGCGTGGTCGCGGCGGCGGTGCTCTATCTCGCGCTCGCGGCGACGATCCGCTTCGTGGTCGCGCGCAAGCCGGGCGCGGTGATGCTGCGCGCGTGGGGCTCGCCGGTCGTGGTGAGCGCGAGCGTGATCGTGCTGGGCATCACGACGGTGCTCGTGGGTGGACAGCCCGCCGAGGCCGCGAACGGTCGCACCCGCCCGCCGGCCCCCGAGGGCGCGGGCAACGTGCTGGTCGTCGTCGTCGACACGCTGCGCGCCGATCACCTGCCGAGCTACGGCTACGAGAGCGGTCGCACGCCGAACCTCGATGCGTTCGCGCAGGACGCGATCCGCTTCGATCAGGCGTTCGCGAACGCGAGCTGGACGCGCCCGAGCTTCGCCTCGATCATGACCGGTCGATATCCGTCGTCGCACGGCGTGATGGCGAAGAGCGACGCGCTGCCCGAGGACCTGACGACGATGGCCGAGGCCTACGCGTCGAGCGGCTGGCAGACCACGGGCTTCGTCACGAACTACAACGTCGGGCCCTACTTCCACTTCGATCAGGGCTTCGACGAGTACCACTACCTCGAGCCCGAGTTCGTGCTCTGGGCCGACGACTCGGCGGCGAAGCTGCTGCTCGTGCAGTTCCTGCGGCAGCGCATCGAGGGCGTGCGCGACGCGTTCTTCGGCGTGCAGCCGGGCACCGCGTACCGCGACGCGGAGACGGTGAACTCGCACCTCTTCCGCTGGCTCGATCGTGCGCCGCGCGAGCCGTGGATGATGTTCGTCGGGTACATGGATCCGCACGATCCGTACTTCGAGCACCCGTACACGGGCTCGGGCTACGCGCGCGCGGCGCACCAGGCTCCGTCGCTCGAGGAGGCGGATCACCTTCGTCATCTCTACGACGGAGAGATCACGTACTGGGACGAGCACTTCGGGCGGCTCGTCGAGGACCTGCGCCGTCGCGGTCTCTACGACGACATGACGATCGTCATCACCGCGGATCACGGCGAGGAGTTCGGCGAGCACGGCGGCTTCTGGCACGGCACGACGCTCTACGACGAGCAGATCCGCGTGCCGCTCTTCGTGAAGCTGCCGCGTGGTCGTCGCGCGGGCACGGTGGTGCGCCACTGGGTGCAGAGCGTCGACATCATGCCGACGCTGCTCGCCGAGGCGGGCATCGAGCGCCCCGAGGGCGTGCAGGGCGGCAGCCTCTTCGAGGGCACGTCGCGCGTGTACGCGGAGGAGAGCCACGAGGGCAACGTGCTCGAGTCGGTGCGCGAGCTGCGCGGGACCGACGAGCTCAAGCTGATCACGGCGAACGCGGGCAATCCGCGCGGTCTGCCGGCGCGCGAGCTGTTCCGCACCGATCTCGATCCGCGCGAGACGCGCGACGTGAGCGCGGAGGACGCGAGCGGGCTCGAGCACACCGAGCGCGCGCTGCAGGCGGCGCGCGTGCAGGCGGCGCAGGGCGCGGTGCAGGGCGAAGAGGTCGAGCTCGATCCGGACTCGCGGCGTCAGCTGTGCGAGCTCGGGTACCTGACCGGCGAAGCCTGCGAGGAGTGA
- a CDS encoding ArnT family glycosyltransferase, protein MTAVDSKRAIVLPLALVWLAFTLVNLGKAAHVDDAAHLEIARWIAAHPLHPMSGLVDWSDGPAPIHHLNQPHLFFYLLALAGPSLIGAQLVVAAFGALGIASFHAWWRRYVGPRGEVLGPALLFLGPAYVPGQNVMTDAPLLALWCAFGAGLVARSTRGLVLAAIACAAACLVKYTSLVLLPILALDVLLRGRDARRLLLVLLIPIGTLAAWSLFNLYDYGGVHLVGRPIESARFSALEALGITFGRGALWILTLGAASPFVIAMIPVLHREPRWRRAALISAIAIVILTVATQLIAAHVPPMRGETIAHSAARAIFFVAGIAVLALVVRSARIIDDRTRVTTVLVAWLAVTALFVIVLSPFVAMRHVLLVMPIAMTVIARAHLPALASIATRPFLNAAIGLTVALGMLLGISDRRWAERYREVAAREGDAAVASGLRTFFVGHWGWQWYAANAGLEPYAPGRTELRSGDRIIRPWLVDQPAWDERDAPRLELDHVDEIAPTPLDWLRTTTDRLGYYSVWHGLPYTISGAPVERFETWIVDRAISLQREPHDAPQASDSRTRSSGQRAPRL, encoded by the coding sequence GTGACGGCCGTCGACTCCAAGCGCGCGATCGTCCTCCCCCTCGCGCTGGTCTGGCTCGCGTTCACGCTGGTCAACCTCGGCAAGGCCGCGCACGTCGACGACGCCGCGCACCTCGAGATCGCGCGATGGATCGCGGCGCATCCGCTCCATCCGATGAGCGGTCTGGTCGACTGGAGCGACGGCCCCGCGCCGATCCACCACCTCAACCAGCCGCACCTCTTCTTCTATCTGCTCGCGCTCGCCGGTCCTTCCTTGATCGGCGCGCAGCTCGTGGTCGCGGCGTTCGGCGCGCTCGGCATCGCGAGCTTCCACGCGTGGTGGAGGCGCTACGTCGGCCCGCGGGGCGAGGTGCTGGGCCCGGCGCTGCTCTTCCTCGGCCCCGCGTACGTGCCCGGGCAGAACGTGATGACCGACGCGCCGCTGCTCGCGCTGTGGTGCGCGTTCGGCGCGGGGCTCGTCGCGCGCAGCACGCGCGGCCTCGTGCTCGCCGCGATCGCGTGCGCGGCCGCTTGCCTCGTGAAGTACACGAGCCTCGTGCTCCTGCCGATCCTCGCGCTCGACGTGCTCCTGCGCGGGCGCGATGCGCGACGCCTGCTGCTCGTGCTGCTGATCCCGATCGGCACGCTCGCGGCGTGGTCGCTCTTCAACCTCTACGACTACGGCGGCGTGCACCTCGTGGGGCGCCCCATCGAGAGCGCGCGCTTCAGCGCGCTCGAGGCGCTCGGGATCACGTTCGGCCGCGGCGCGCTGTGGATCCTGACGCTCGGCGCGGCCTCGCCCTTCGTGATCGCGATGATCCCGGTGCTGCACCGCGAGCCTCGATGGCGCCGCGCGGCGCTGATCTCCGCGATCGCGATCGTGATCCTCACCGTCGCGACCCAGCTGATCGCGGCCCATGTGCCGCCCATGCGCGGCGAGACGATCGCCCACTCGGCGGCCCGCGCGATCTTCTTCGTCGCCGGGATCGCGGTGCTCGCGCTCGTGGTGCGATCGGCGCGGATCATCGACGACCGGACGCGCGTCACCACCGTGCTCGTCGCGTGGCTCGCCGTGACCGCGCTCTTCGTGATCGTGCTCTCGCCCTTCGTCGCGATGCGACACGTGCTGCTCGTGATGCCGATCGCGATGACGGTGATCGCGCGCGCGCACCTGCCCGCGCTCGCCTCGATCGCGACACGCCCCTTCCTGAACGCGGCCATCGGACTCACGGTCGCGCTCGGCATGCTGCTCGGGATCTCCGATCGACGTTGGGCCGAGCGCTACCGCGAGGTGGCGGCGCGCGAAGGCGACGCGGCGGTGGCGAGCGGATTACGCACCTTCTTCGTCGGGCACTGGGGCTGGCAGTGGTACGCCGCGAACGCCGGGCTCGAGCCCTACGCGCCCGGTCGCACCGAGCTGCGCAGCGGCGACCGGATCATCCGGCCCTGGCTCGTGGACCAGCCGGCGTGGGACGAGCGCGACGCACCGCGTCTCGAGCTCGATCACGTCGACGAGATCGCCCCGACGCCGCTCGACTGGCTCCGCACCACCACCGATCGCCTCGGCTACTACTCGGTGTGGCACGGATTGCCCTACACGATCAGCGGCGCGCCGGTGGAGCGGTTCGAGACTTGGATCGTGGACCGCGCGATTTCTCTACAACGTGAGCCACACGACGCCCCACAGGCGTCGGACAGCAGGACGCGGTCATCTGGGCAACGCGCACCACGCCTGTGA
- a CDS encoding glycosyltransferase family 2 protein, with protein sequence MRHLSIVIPSYNARALLRRTLRTLQVAAPEAEIIVVDGRSRDGSPEMVRDEFPDVALHRYENHGFAHAVNRGLEQASGEYILLLNSDLFVSKAALDAMIGRLAADRSVAAVAPILHNEDGTRQHLFGWPFGAFYWPNWLRVRNVSRVPLLNGACFMTRRDVLREIGAFDENFFLYNEEYDWCVRAQRAGYHLELVPEPVVHVGGGSTAPSPDLWLEAQRGFLYFTQKHGSPLATEMLRRAMQFQGFCYKRTDPRARHRAMWAKLESLTSREAYLESPFELSGRGDRPARPMWQGVMRERPAAVVQETTSTHAMSESASEAPVENGASVVRLAAERLRIASRRLPKVAGAAG encoded by the coding sequence ATGCGGCACCTGAGCATCGTCATTCCTTCGTACAACGCGCGGGCGCTTCTTCGACGCACCCTCCGCACGTTGCAGGTGGCGGCTCCAGAGGCGGAGATCATCGTCGTCGACGGCCGGTCGCGCGACGGATCTCCAGAGATGGTCCGCGACGAGTTCCCCGACGTCGCGCTCCACCGCTACGAGAACCACGGCTTCGCGCACGCGGTGAACCGCGGGCTCGAGCAGGCGAGCGGCGAGTACATCCTCCTGCTCAACTCCGATCTCTTCGTGAGCAAGGCCGCGCTCGACGCGATGATCGGCCGGCTCGCGGCGGATCGTTCGGTCGCCGCCGTCGCGCCGATCCTGCACAACGAGGACGGCACGCGTCAGCACCTCTTCGGCTGGCCCTTCGGCGCGTTCTACTGGCCGAACTGGCTCCGCGTCCGCAACGTCTCGCGCGTCCCGCTGCTCAACGGCGCGTGCTTCATGACGAGGCGCGACGTGCTGCGCGAGATCGGCGCGTTCGACGAGAACTTCTTCCTCTACAACGAGGAGTACGACTGGTGCGTCCGCGCGCAGCGCGCGGGATACCACCTCGAGCTGGTGCCCGAGCCGGTCGTGCACGTGGGCGGTGGCAGCACCGCGCCCTCGCCCGATCTCTGGCTCGAGGCGCAGCGCGGCTTCCTCTACTTCACGCAGAAGCACGGCTCGCCGCTCGCCACCGAGATGCTGCGTCGCGCGATGCAGTTCCAGGGCTTCTGCTACAAGCGCACCGACCCGCGCGCGCGGCACCGCGCGATGTGGGCGAAGCTCGAGTCGCTGACGTCGCGCGAGGCGTACCTCGAGAGCCCGTTCGAGCTCTCGGGGCGCGGTGATCGTCCTGCGCGGCCGATGTGGCAGGGCGTGATGCGCGAGCGTCCCGCTGCGGTCGTCCAGGAGACGACGAGCACGCACGCGATGTCCGAGAGCGCGAGCGAGGCGCCGGTGGAGAACGGCGCGAGTGTCGTCCGCCTCGCGGCGGAGCGCCTGCGCATCGCGTCGCGCCGCCTGCCGAAGGTCGCAGGCGCCGCAGGCTGA
- a CDS encoding lysylphosphatidylglycerol synthase domain-containing protein, with translation MAPEAPATWKRALRALLLIAGIAMLAILIRGAGPERVLETVIGAAAWMPLVIAFDLGFFACEAMAHRAVLGPRRTEIPWSRFVRSSFLYYCVLAIAPLGRAGAEVARAASFAPWVGGGRAAAAAANVQGGVLIANLVISVPCWIAVSSTVGVDHALAWLLALNGIGTGIAGAFTLLIVRRSRVGTWLGTRFPRLAKMGAELDDAVVAPRRDLIVATAWCCAARIVQIGMYASLLAAIGASVTLGGTLVALGVHLVGAGFGDFVPNQIGILEGAYRIFADAVGLAHDPARAISIALLARVAQFVIAGSGMLALAMWRRDAAVVSAPS, from the coding sequence GTGGCTCCGGAGGCGCCCGCGACGTGGAAGCGCGCGCTGCGCGCGCTCTTGTTGATCGCAGGCATCGCGATGCTCGCGATCCTCATCCGAGGCGCGGGCCCCGAGCGCGTGCTCGAGACCGTGATCGGCGCGGCGGCGTGGATGCCGCTGGTGATCGCGTTCGACCTCGGGTTCTTCGCGTGCGAGGCGATGGCGCACCGCGCGGTGCTGGGCCCGCGTCGCACCGAGATCCCGTGGTCGCGCTTCGTGCGCAGCTCGTTCCTCTACTACTGCGTGCTCGCGATCGCGCCGCTCGGTCGTGCGGGCGCGGAGGTCGCGCGCGCTGCGTCGTTCGCGCCGTGGGTCGGCGGTGGTCGCGCCGCGGCGGCCGCGGCGAACGTGCAGGGTGGGGTGCTGATCGCGAACCTCGTGATCTCGGTGCCGTGCTGGATCGCGGTGTCGAGCACCGTCGGCGTCGATCACGCGCTCGCGTGGCTGCTCGCGCTGAACGGGATCGGCACCGGCATCGCGGGCGCGTTCACGCTCTTGATCGTGCGGCGATCACGGGTGGGCACGTGGCTCGGCACGCGCTTCCCGCGCCTCGCGAAGATGGGCGCGGAGCTCGACGACGCGGTGGTCGCGCCGCGTCGTGATCTGATCGTCGCGACCGCGTGGTGCTGCGCCGCGCGCATCGTGCAGATCGGGATGTACGCGTCGCTGCTCGCCGCGATCGGCGCGAGCGTGACGCTCGGTGGGACGCTCGTCGCGCTCGGCGTGCACCTCGTGGGCGCGGGCTTCGGTGACTTCGTGCCCAACCAGATCGGCATCCTCGAGGGTGCGTATCGGATCTTCGCGGACGCGGTCGGGCTCGCCCACGACCCTGCGCGCGCGATCTCGATCGCGCTGCTCGCGCGCGTCGCGCAGTTCGTGATCGCAGGCTCGGGCATGCTCGCGCTCGCGATGTGGCGTCGCGACGCCGCGGTGGTGAGCGCGCCCTCGTGA